The Glaciimonas sp. PCH181 nucleotide sequence TGACGCGAAAGATGTTTGCGGATCTGGCAGCTAAAGATGTGCGCATCGTTAATATATCGCTGGGTTCCGGCGACATCTCGACAAAACCAAAAGATACGACGGAGAAATGGTCTTATGTCGGCATGCCGAATACCGGCGAAGATCTCTTATTCGTTTTCGCAACAGGAAATTCAAATCAAGCGAATCCGACAGTCAACGCCGGTCTGCCTTACTGGTCGCCAGAACTAGAAGAACGCTGGCTTGCGGTAACGTCGGTCAACGCCATCGACGGCATGTATGGCAAGGCGGGGGAATTTGCTGAAGGCGTTAATCGTTGCGGCGTTGCACAAAACTGGTGTTTAGCCGCTCCAGGAGACTTTCAGTCAAAAGTAGCTGGAAAAAGAATGGACGGCACCTCATTTGCCGCGCCAGCAGTCAGCGCCGCTGCGGCGTTGGTGCAGCAAGCCTATCCGTGGATGAATGCCAGTACCTTGCGTCAGACAATTTTATCGACGGCAACGCGTCAGGAAGATCGCAACACATATGGCTGGGGTGTATTAGACGCCAGCAAAGCCGTAAAAGGACCGTCTTTATTTGATAAGAAATTAACGCTGGCTGGTGATTTTATTGCAGATTTGGGCAGCGATGACAATGCCTACACGTTCAGTAACGACATCGCTGGCAACGCAGGCCTGTTCAAAGATGGTAACGGCAGCTTGACCTTATCCGGTGCAAATACTTATACCGGTGAGAATCATGTGCAATATGGCGAATTGAATATCACTGGCTCAGTACGCGCCGGTGTCACAGTCGCATCGTTCGCCACGCTGCGTGCCGACAATGGCAAGATCGGTGGCAATGTACAAAATTCGGGCACGATGACAGTCGCAGGTAAAGGGATGACGATTGCTGGAAATTATGCGGTAGATGCAGGTGCAACGCTGAACAAACACATTGGCGCGCCGTTGACTATCGGTGGAACTGCAACACTGGATGAATCAAGCTTAATAATGCATCCACGTACAGGCCAGGCGGCCAGTTTTGTTACTGCGCAAGGAACAAAAGATACGATACTGCAGGCAAACGGCGGCGTAATCGGTACGTTTGAAGACGCCTCTTTTGCGGGCAAAGATAGCAACATTGCATTGTTAAATACAGGCTTTGAATACACAAAAAATCAGGTCGATCTGACGATTCAGCGTAAAAATATGCGCGACATGGCAGAGCAGTCTTTCGGCGGCGATGCAACACGCATGAACTCGGCTGAAAATCTGGAACAAGCAATGCAAGTGGCGGATACGCTGGCCACGGCAGGAAATACTGAGGGTACACAAGCGACGTTTATGCGCGCCGCTGCAGAGCTGCAAAATACGACAACAGCGAACGTTGCGGACGTGATCGATAGCCTTTCAGGCCAGATCCACGGTTCTGCACAAGCGCTGACGTTTCAGCAGTCGCAAGCAGTGAATCGTGATTTATCGAACCGACTGGCGCAATTCGGCAACAATACTGGTTCGACGGCAAAACACGGTTTATGGACTAGTGTGATCGGTAGTTCAGGTAAGTTGGCGCAAGATGGTTTTGCCGGTGCGAATACATCGCTGGCAGGCGGTCAGTTTGGTGTAGATACGCATCTGAATGAAAAAACAGTGATCGGTGCGGCCTTGGCTTATTCGGACAGCACGGCTCACTTTAACCGTTTCGGCGGTCAATCAAAAAGTCAGAGCGTTGGTGTTTCGGTCTACGGACGTCACGCATTTGAGGTCGGCAGCACCGATGTGTATGTCAGTGGTCGCGGTGGTATCGCCACCGTCAATAGCCGCGTTAATCGTAGCGTGATGATGGGATCGACAACCGATACATTAGATGCACGTCACAACGACAAAGTGTTATCGGCGTATCTGGAAACAGGGTTCGATCAGGCACTTTCTGGCAACATCAGCATGACACCGTTTGCAGGCGTTTCGTATGATCGCGTCAATCGTGGCAGCTTTACTGAATCGGGTAGCGCGTTCGGCTTGACCGCTAAAAATCAGTCTTATCAGCAAGTTGCCAGTACCTTGGGTCTGCGTGCAAACTCGACATTTACATCATTCGCCGGTAAAAGTTATGTGCAGATGTACGCCGCCTGGCAGCATGCTTTTGGCAGCGGAAAACTTGATTTCGATGCCAATTACACCGGTGCGCCAACGACTGGTTTTCAGGTAAAAGGTATCGGCATGGCGCGCAACACCGGTTGGGTTGGTATTGGCATAGCAACCGATATCACCAAACGCTTAGGCTGGTTTGCAAACTATGATGCGCAATTCGGTCAGGCAGGCAAATTGAATAATGTGGTCTCTGCGGGTATTCGGCTTCATTTGGATTAATGCGACAACGTGATTTCGCGCTGCATAAAAAAGCGCGCACTACGATTGTTTTGTAGTCACGCGCTGTTTCCTGCTGTTTCCTGTTCTTTCTTGCTGTTTTTTGCTGTTTCTGTATTGCACCGCAAAGAATGATGCGGCGGGTAAATCTTCAAAAACTATTTTGTACCGAAAATCCGGTCACCGGCATCGCCTAAACCAGGAACAATATAGGCGTGCTCATCAAGATGCGAATCCAGGCTGGCAACATATAACTTAACGCCTGGATGCGCATCCTGGAATACTTGCACGCCTTCCGGTGCAGCAACCAACGCCAGGAAAATAATCTGCGCGTCGGTGACGCCACGTTGCTTGAGGACATTGACGGCGTAAACAGCTGAATTGCCGGTAGCAACCATCGGATCGCAGAGAATAAATGTGCGCTCAGCCAGATCTGGCAGGCGTACCAGATATTCGACTGGCTCTAATGTAGTGGGATCGCGATATACGCCGATATGCCCTACCCGCGCCGATGGCACCAGATCCAGCAGGCCATCACTCATGCCGATACCGGCACGCAATACTGGCACCACAGCCAACTTGCGGCCTGCGATTACGGGCGCATCCATGCTTTGAATCGGGGTATCGATGCGTTGCGTGGTGAGCGGTAAATCACGGGTGATTTCATAACCCATTAACTGGGTAATTTCGCGCAGTAGCTGGCGGAAAGTCCGCGTGGAGGTTTCCTTGCTGCGCATGTGCGTCAGCTTGTGCTGAATCAGCGGATGATTAAGGATAAAAAGATTTGGGAAGCGTGGATCGCTGAGCATGATGGGCAGTTTCTAAGCCGAATGTGAGGCTGTTTGTAAAATAAGTAGAGCGCGCATGATTGTCGCTCACGGCGGGTAAGACACGCTATAACGATCTATGGCGATCGCAGCAAGACTATGCCTATTCCCGGCCGCTAACCCGCGCGATCTAGTGCTAGTGATTATTGCCTCTTGGTTGCTACTGAATAATAACTATTTAGTGGCCGCAACCGTTTTCGCTTCAGGTGCAATTGTCAGCAACGCCAGAATCTGCTCTAACTCATGACGCACTT carries:
- a CDS encoding autotransporter serine protease; this translates as MGFFLLFFESDLCPQLSQQKNASCIAISVLLIGCGGGGGGSGANNPGTPGVISTQPTVITPIIGTVINPDKSTTPVITPKPVKPQKPGAFNTDDPFKVKQAHANGLTGKGVKVGIVDGDFNSSHSELAGLTEKTFYQNGGKGNGSQHGAVVAEILGGRTSGVAPQVEMIGAAAGVDEPQKRSMLTRKMFADLAAKDVRIVNISLGSGDISTKPKDTTEKWSYVGMPNTGEDLLFVFATGNSNQANPTVNAGLPYWSPELEERWLAVTSVNAIDGMYGKAGEFAEGVNRCGVAQNWCLAAPGDFQSKVAGKRMDGTSFAAPAVSAAAALVQQAYPWMNASTLRQTILSTATRQEDRNTYGWGVLDASKAVKGPSLFDKKLTLAGDFIADLGSDDNAYTFSNDIAGNAGLFKDGNGSLTLSGANTYTGENHVQYGELNITGSVRAGVTVASFATLRADNGKIGGNVQNSGTMTVAGKGMTIAGNYAVDAGATLNKHIGAPLTIGGTATLDESSLIMHPRTGQAASFVTAQGTKDTILQANGGVIGTFEDASFAGKDSNIALLNTGFEYTKNQVDLTIQRKNMRDMAEQSFGGDATRMNSAENLEQAMQVADTLATAGNTEGTQATFMRAAAELQNTTTANVADVIDSLSGQIHGSAQALTFQQSQAVNRDLSNRLAQFGNNTGSTAKHGLWTSVIGSSGKLAQDGFAGANTSLAGGQFGVDTHLNEKTVIGAALAYSDSTAHFNRFGGQSKSQSVGVSVYGRHAFEVGSTDVYVSGRGGIATVNSRVNRSVMMGSTTDTLDARHNDKVLSAYLETGFDQALSGNISMTPFAGVSYDRVNRGSFTESGSAFGLTAKNQSYQQVASTLGLRANSTFTSFAGKSYVQMYAAWQHAFGSGKLDFDANYTGAPTTGFQVKGIGMARNTGWVGIGIATDITKRLGWFANYDAQFGQAGKLNNVVSAGIRLHLD
- the upp gene encoding uracil phosphoribosyltransferase, which translates into the protein MLSDPRFPNLFILNHPLIQHKLTHMRSKETSTRTFRQLLREITQLMGYEITRDLPLTTQRIDTPIQSMDAPVIAGRKLAVVPVLRAGIGMSDGLLDLVPSARVGHIGVYRDPTTLEPVEYLVRLPDLAERTFILCDPMVATGNSAVYAVNVLKQRGVTDAQIIFLALVAAPEGVQVFQDAHPGVKLYVASLDSHLDEHAYIVPGLGDAGDRIFGTK